Proteins from a single region of Mus pahari chromosome 2, PAHARI_EIJ_v1.1, whole genome shotgun sequence:
- the Tac1 gene encoding protachykinin-1 isoform X2 — MKILVAVAVFFLVSTQLFAEEIDANDDLNYWSDWSDSDQIKETMPEPFEHLLQRIARRPKPQQFFGLMGKRDAGHGQISHKRHKTDSFVGLMGKRALNSVASMQNYERRRK, encoded by the exons ATGAAAATCCTCGTGGCCGTGGCAGTCTTTTTCCTCGTTTCCACTCAACTGTTTGCAGAGGAAATCGATGCCAACGATGATCTAAATTATTGGTCCGACTGGTCCGACAGTGACCAGATCAAG GAGACAATGCCGGAGCCCTTTGAGCATCTTCTGCAGAGAATCGCCCGAAGACCCAAGCCTCAGCAGTTCTTTGGATTAATGGGCAAGCGGGATGCTG gaCATGGCCAGATCTCTCACAAAA GGCATAAAACAGATTCCTTTGTTGGACTAATGGGCAAAAGAGCTTTAAATTCTG TGGCTTCAATGCAGAACTATGAAAGAAGACGTAAATAA
- the Tac1 gene encoding protachykinin-1 isoform X1, translated as MKILVAVAVFFLVSTQLFAEEIDANDDLNYWSDWSDSDQIKETMPEPFEHLLQRIARRPKPQQFFGLMGKRDADSSVEKQVALLKALYGHGQISHKRHKTDSFVGLMGKRALNSVASMQNYERRRK; from the exons ATGAAAATCCTCGTGGCCGTGGCAGTCTTTTTCCTCGTTTCCACTCAACTGTTTGCAGAGGAAATCGATGCCAACGATGATCTAAATTATTGGTCCGACTGGTCCGACAGTGACCAGATCAAG GAGACAATGCCGGAGCCCTTTGAGCATCTTCTGCAGAGAATCGCCCGAAGACCCAAGCCTCAGCAGTTCTTTGGATTAATGGGCAAGCGGGATGCTG attcctcagttgaaaaacAAGTGGCCCTGTTAAAGGCTCTTTATG gaCATGGCCAGATCTCTCACAAAA GGCATAAAACAGATTCCTTTGTTGGACTAATGGGCAAAAGAGCTTTAAATTCTG TGGCTTCAATGCAGAACTATGAAAGAAGACGTAAATAA